CCCGAAGGTCATCCGTTACGAATCAGCAGAAGGTTCGTACTGGGTCATGGTTGCTGTAGAAGCAATTGAACGTCGGGTACTGTTCTACCGTTCAGAGAACCTGAAGGATTGGACCGAGCTTTCAAGCTTTGGCCCACAGGCAGCAGTGGCAGGAATCTGGGAATGCCCCGACCTCTTCCAATTGCCAGTAGCCGGCACCGATGAGCTCAAGTGGGTACTGGTTGTTTCGTTGAATCCGGGCGGTGTTGCAAGTGGCTCCGGCACTCAATACTTCGTTGGTGAATTTGATGGCACCACCTTCACACCTGAGCAGGTTCGCCCTGGCTGGGAGAGTTTCGAGTACAAGGATTTGAAGCAAGGCGACTGGTTGGATTGGGGCCGCGACTTCTATGCCGGAGTCAGCTTCCACGGTCTTCCAGTAGATCAACAGACCCTCATTGCTTGGATGAGCAACTGGGACTACGCTCGCCAGCTACCCCACGACGGATGGCGTGGCTCTATGAGTGCGGCTCGTCATCTGGACTTGGTCAAGAACAACGATGGCAAATTCGAGATTCGTCAGCGCATCCTCGGACTACCCGCGGCACAAGAATCCGGTACACCAGCTCCAACCGGTGACACCCGTATTGAGCTGGGTTGCCCTGCCTTGATTGAGTTGAGCGTTGTTGAGCGCTCCAGTGATCCAACGGTACTTTCTTTCTATCGTTCGGATAACTCGCTGATCAGTGAACTGACTATCGATTCCGAAAAGATTCAGCATCGTCGCGAGACTGGCAAGGTGGATCATGAACTCTATGCATCCAACCAGCACATGCCTTTGCCAACAAATATAGGCAAGCTCGGCGTACAGGTATTAGTGGATCATGGATCAATTGAAATCCTGGCCGCCGATGGTCGGCGTTCCCTGACTGATCAGCTGACGGGGGAAGACTCCCCCGCCTATGCGAGCTTGCATGTAGCTTCTGGCACGAGCATTTCATTCACTGTTCAACAGCTCTCGGACAATGCTCTGGAGATCAACGCATGAGTCGCATCGAAGTTATGGGAGAATCGCTCGTCGACGTAGTTGACGGAACAGCTCACCCCGGAGGTTCGCCTCTAAACGTGGCCGTCGGGCTGGCCCGCTTAGGTCATGAGGTTCATTTCTCCACCGAGTTCGGACGCGATACTTATGGCAATCAAATTGCCGAGCACCTTCAGAATGCCGGAGTAAAAGTTATTGCCGGCTCCGTCACTGAACGTTCCACATCGGTAGCGCAAGTGGAGATGGATGAGCTTTCCAATGCTCATTACACTTTTGATATCCACCAGCAAATCCCTGCCATACAAGCTGATGATGCCACCGAGTTACTTCATACAGGTTCCATCGCCGCATGGATCGAGCCTTCAGGCCAGTGCATTGTTGATGCGTTCAAGAATGCATCTGTTCACTCGTTGCGGAGCTATGATCCGAACCTCCGCCCTGACCTCGTTCAGGAGAAAAGCTCGGCTATTGAGCGCATTGAACTGTTAATGTCCCTAAGCAACATTGTGAAGCTCAGCGATGTTGATGGCCAGTGGCTCTATCCCGAACTTGAAGCTTGGGAAGTACTAGAGCACATCGCGAGCCTCGGACCGGGTCTGGTCGTGATGACCCAAGGAGCAGACGGTTGCCTCGCGCTGACTTCTGGACGCCGTATTGATTTCGAGGCTTCATCTACCACTCTGGTTGACACTATTGGTGCTGGTGATGCTTTTATGTCCGGTCTGCTCTATGGAGTATTAGCTAATCCGGAATTGGCTCTTGCGCTTCGTGGTGGAACAACTGCCGATTCTAAAGATGTTGAAGTTGCGCTTCGTCATGCGTTAACCTCAGCTGCACTAACCGTGGCACAAGCCGGAGCCAATCCCCCTTGGATTGAAGACTTCTCCCTCGCTATCAATAACTACGCTTC
The nucleotide sequence above comes from Glutamicibacter sp. B1. Encoded proteins:
- a CDS encoding carbohydrate kinase family protein; translated protein: MSRIEVMGESLVDVVDGTAHPGGSPLNVAVGLARLGHEVHFSTEFGRDTYGNQIAEHLQNAGVKVIAGSVTERSTSVAQVEMDELSNAHYTFDIHQQIPAIQADDATELLHTGSIAAWIEPSGQCIVDAFKNASVHSLRSYDPNLRPDLVQEKSSAIERIELLMSLSNIVKLSDVDGQWLYPELEAWEVLEHIASLGPGLVVMTQGADGCLALTSGRRIDFEASSTTLVDTIGAGDAFMSGLLYGVLANPELALALRGGTTADSKDVEVALRHALTSAALTVAQAGANPPWIEDFSLAINNYASQH
- a CDS encoding glycoside hydrolase family 32 protein, whose translation is MPNTQQVAVKRPELHFTAKKNWINDPNGLFFDGKQYHLYFQHNPHGVGHGYMSWGHAVSTDLVNWEELPIAILHGDVADIFSGSIVVDHENTTGFGDGTIAPVIAIYTAAAKDETNQSQAIAYSVDGGATFTKYENNPVLDRGSKDFRDPKVIRYESAEGSYWVMVAVEAIERRVLFYRSENLKDWTELSSFGPQAAVAGIWECPDLFQLPVAGTDELKWVLVVSLNPGGVASGSGTQYFVGEFDGTTFTPEQVRPGWESFEYKDLKQGDWLDWGRDFYAGVSFHGLPVDQQTLIAWMSNWDYARQLPHDGWRGSMSAARHLDLVKNNDGKFEIRQRILGLPAAQESGTPAPTGDTRIELGCPALIELSVVERSSDPTVLSFYRSDNSLISELTIDSEKIQHRRETGKVDHELYASNQHMPLPTNIGKLGVQVLVDHGSIEILAADGRRSLTDQLTGEDSPAYASLHVASGTSISFTVQQLSDNALEINA